A genomic region of Papaver somniferum cultivar HN1 chromosome 7, ASM357369v1, whole genome shotgun sequence contains the following coding sequences:
- the LOC113296944 gene encoding COBRA-like protein 7, with protein sequence MGLIHILLILNVLSLVPISISQTPPAATTPPAATTPPAATTPPAPPLAPPPPPPISDTCNGVFLSYTHTKARQLTPNTTDPSDQPYRFESTARILNNGLDELKSWKLYIGFQHEEYIVSATNAVLADGSPFPANTTSLEGGAVFAGFPSTDLLTAIETAGDLPQMEAKIDLVGTVFGVKRPLVPMPKNISLVNDGFACPSPKMQGNSSMYVCCVKDPNFVANVTKEEYETRKKGDLVIMYDILRSYDSEYYAQVSISNYNPLGRLDYWKLSWTWMRQEFINTMRGAYPSIVDSRDCTFGPQGIYYKDMDFANVLNCQKNPTIVDLPLEKTNDTTLGMIPFCCRNGTILPPSMDPSRSTSIFQLQVKKMPPYLNKTDLVPPQNFQINGTLNPDFKCGSPIRVSPSLFPDSSGLPINKTAVSSWQVVCNITQPKDASPKCCVSFSAFYNESVIPCKTCACGCPKNPSSTCSTTAPARLLPSDALLVPFDNRTLKARAWAAIKHLPISEPAPCPDNCGVSINWHVNSDYAKGWSARITLFNWGETNFADWFAAMQFRKAVPGFEKTYSFNGTALNGSENTIFMQGLPGLNYLVGEVDGAKPEKDPRVPGKQQSVISFSKKKTPGLDIVAGDGFPTKVFFNGEECSLPSVLPSSASIISSGIWAVVLGFVVLMSMQQ encoded by the exons ATGGGTTTGATTCACATATTATTGATTTTGAATGTCCTATCCCTTGTCCCAATCTCAATCTCACAAACACCACCAGCGGCAACTACACCACCAGCGGCAACTACACCACCAGCAGCCACAACACCACCAGCTCCACCGctagctccaccaccaccaccgccaattTCAGATACTTGTAATGGAGTATTTTTGTCGTACACTCACACCAAAGCAAGACAATTAACTCCCAACACAACTGATCCATCGGACCAGCCTTACAGATTTGAATCAACTGCGAGGATTTTGAATAACGGCTTGGATGAATTGAAATCTTGGAAGTTGTATATAGGGTTTCAACATGAGGAGTATATAGTTTCAGCTACTAATGCTGTGCTAGCAGATGGTTCACCTTTTCCTGCTAATACCACTAGTCTTGAAGGTGGTGCGGTTTTTGCTGGCTTTCCTAGTACGGATTTATTGACTGCCATTGAAACTGCTGGTGATTTGCCACAAATGGAAGCTAAGATTGATTTAGTTGGTACTGTATTTGGTGTCAAACGTCCTCTGGTACCTATGCCTAAGAATATTTCTCTTGTTAATGATGGATTTGCTTGTCCTTCTCCTAAAATGCAAG GGAACAGTTCAATGTACGTTTGTTGTGTGAAGGACCCAAATTTTGTAGCAAACGTTACCAAGGAAGAGTATGAAACTCGTAAAAAAGGTGATTTGGTTATCATGTATGATATTCTGAGATCGTATGATTCGGAATATTATGCTCAAGTTTCTATATCGAATTATAATCCACTTGGGCGATTGGATTATTGGAAATTGAGTTGGACGTGGATGAGACAGGAGTTCATTAACACCATGAGGGGAGCATATCCGTCGATTGTGGATTCGAGAGATTGCACATTTGGACCTCAGGGGATTTACTACAAGGATATGGATTTCGCTAATGTTTTGAATTGCCAAAAAAATCCAACTATTGTTGATCTACCTCTTGAGAAAACAAATGATACAACTCTAGGAATGATACCATTTTGTTGCAGAAATGGAACAATCTTACCTCCTTCTATGGATCCAAGCAGGTCAACTTCCATCTTCCAGTTACAAGTTAAAAAGATGCCACCATATCTCAACAAGACGGATCTTGTTCCACCACAGAACTTTCAGATAAATGGCACACTCAATCCAGATTTCAAGTGTGGGTCACCGATTCGTGTTAGTCCAAGTTTATTCCCAGATTCAAGTGGGTTACCGATTAATAAGACTGCAGTTTCGAGTTGGCAAGTTGTGTGCAACATTACTCAACCAAAGGATGCAAGTCCCAAATGTTGTGTCTCATTCTCAGCATTTTATAACGAATCTGTCATTCCGTGCAAGACATGTGCTTGTGGTTGCCCTAAGAACCCAAGCAGTACCTGTAGTACCACTGCACCAGCTCGTCTTCTTCCATCAGATGCTCTTTTGGTTCCATTTGACAACCGGACTCTAAAGGCCAGAGCTTGGGCTGCAATTAAACACTTGCCGATCTCAGAACCTGCACCATGTCCAGATAATTGTGGAGTCAGCATTAATTGGCACGTGAACTCAGATTATGCAAAAGGTTGGAGTGCAAGGATCACTCTCTTTAACTGGGGCGAAACAAACTTTGCAGATTGGTTTGCTGCAATGCAATTTAGGAAGGCTGTTCCTGGGTTCGAGAAAACATATTCCTTCAACGGCACTGCACTTAATGGCTCTGAGAACACCATCTTCATGCAGGGTCTTCCAGGTCTGAATTACCTCGTAGGAGAAGTAGATGGAGCAAAACCAGAAAAAGATCCCCGGGTTCCAGGGAAACAGCAATCTGTTATTTCATTTTCTAAGAAGAAGACTCCTGGATTAGACATAGTCGCTGGCGATGGATTTCCAACAAAGGTCTTCTTCAATGGGgaggaatgttctcttccttcaGTACTTCCATCCAGTGCTTCTATAATCAGTTCAGGCATTTGGGCAGTCGTTTTAGGTTTTGTGGTTCTCATGTCGATGCAGCAATGA
- the LOC113296945 gene encoding 60S ribosomal protein L28-2-like isoform X1, translated as MVKRIDVFLVKEFGNGNQMVQFSKEPNNKHFGLATANTISVQAGKDSGVVLATIKTNKQKYPSALVHKTVINLGNISRLLVPLKFSVKAKLSERVLELLVLPGDDVPRLLLDISKFMLWLWTKRRNII; from the exons ATGGTGAAGAGGATTGACGTTTTCCTCGTCAAAGAGTttggaaatggaaatcaaatgGTTCAGTTCAGTAAAGAACCTAACAATAAACACTTTG GGTTAGCTACTGCAAATACTATTTCAGTTCAAGCTGGAAAAGATTCAGGTGTTGTGCTGGCTACTATCAAGACTAACAAACAGAAGTACCCTTCAGCTTTGGTGCACAAAACTGTCATCAATCTAGGAAACATATCTCGTCTTCTCGTACCACTGAAATTCAG TGTAAAGGCAAAACTTTCTGAGAGAGTATTAGAGCTTCTTGTGTTGCCGGGGGATGATGTTCCACGGCTGCTCCTTGATATTAGCAAGTTCAT GTTGTGGCTCTGGACTAAGCGGAGAAACATTATCTGA
- the LOC113296945 gene encoding 18S rRNA (guanine-N(7))-methyltransferase RID2-like isoform X2, whose product MLDLHLINLSLVSIIDVALEREVEGDLLLSDMGQDMGFMDGVINGAISISVVQWICYADRFSHNLRLRLKAFFGSLYRRLP is encoded by the exons ATGCTAGATCTTCATTTGATTAATCTAAGTCTTGTTTCGATAATAGATGTTGCGTTGGAGCGGGAAGTAGAAGGTGATCTTTTGCTAAGCGATATGGGTCAG GACATGGGTTTCATGGATGGAGTTATTAATGGTGCTATTAGCATCTCAGTGGTGCAG TGGATTTGTTATGCGGATAGGTTCTCTCATAATCTAAGACTGAGATTGAA GGCATTTTTTGGATCACTATATCGGCGTTTACCCTGA